AAACTTTCTTTAACTTTTTATATAGGTCGACCCATTTGATCATCACTTTATCTTTCAAAAATTCTTTGCTCGTTTCAAATGCACCGATACTCAAATCTCCTCTCGCTTCTTCTTGTAAAATTATACTCTCTAGTTTTTGCGAAAAAGCTTTAATATTATCTCCTTGTACTAATATTCCCTCTTTTTGGCTACTTATAATATTTCTTGGTCCATTAGGACAATCGTAGCTTATAATAGGAACACCATTGGACATGGCTTCCAATAATACCATTGGAAAACATTCTGTTGAAGAAGTCATTGCATATAAAGAAGCTTTTTTCATTCTTTGATCTAAATCTGAAACAGCTCCTTTGAAATACAAGTTTTTAATTTCGTAATTCGACTGAATAGTTTGTAGTTGATTTTTTAATTCATCATCCCCCTCTCCGTAAATATGAATTTCCCATTCAGGAAATTTTTCAAAGATTAACTTCCACGCTTCTATCAAGTGATCAAATTGTTTTACAGGTGCAATTCTTCCTGCCGCAATAATAACCTTATCTCTATTAGAATAATCCGTAAATAACTCTTCCTCTCTTTTATCAATAAAATTAGGTATGATAAATGTATTTGGAAAAGGGTAATACTGTTGTTCGTCTTTATTTAATAAAACTAACGTTGTGTATTTTTTATATAAGTTAAACAACTTTCGTTTTAAGAAACCTAAATTTAGGCTCACTCCCGAGGAATGAAATTCTTTAATTTTAGGTGTCTTCTTTCTAATAAAGGGTAAAAAAAACTGATCTGGTGTTTGGCTAACTGATATAATTATATCTGGATCAATTTTTTTAAATGTACTTTTTAACTTAAAAAAATGCTGTATTGTTTTTAATAAGTTTACAGGATGGAAGAAACTTATTCCTTGAGTGTAATTTATATTAAGATCTAATTGATTTACTTTTGGCGATAAGGTATACACATTCTTTTTATTCCTTTGACCATTAGTAATCAAAAAAACATCATATCCAAAATCTTCAATCAATGAATTAATTTTTAATGAAACAATTTTTTCTGCTCCACCATGCAAATACATTTGATCCATTAAATAAACTACTCTCACCTTCTATTTCTTTATGAGGTCTATAACTTTTTGCACACGATGTGCCCCAAAAATATTCATTACTTTCATTTTGATAATGTTTCTCCATCTTCCCGTTGGAGATATCCAAGATTTAGCAAAATGATGAATACAGTATGAATTTTCAGTTAGCTCTATATTACCTGTTTTATAACTTTTAGGACAAAAGAAATCATTAGGATAAAATGCTATATAATCTTCAACTTCTTGAAAAGAATTATTCATAACAAATCCTTTTTCAATCATTAAATCAGTTATTATTTTAGTATTTGAAGTTGTATCTAATTCTCCATCTTCTTTTACAAAAGATCTTCCATCATAATATGCTAACATTTCAGTAACCCATACTCCATCTTTTTCACTTGCCATGATACCGGTAGGTACAAAATCATCATTTTCAAAACCAGAAAAAGCCTTCTTTTCTAAAAATGGATCTAAACCTCTTAAGACCTCAACATCAGTATCCATATAAACTCCTCCTATTTCTTTTAATGCATGTAATCGGCACACATCTGAAACAAAGGCAAACTTTCTATTTTCTAATGCTTCTTTAGCAAATGGATATTGTTCTAAATCAAAATTGCTTTCATTCCATTCAATTATTTCATATTCTGGAAGGTATTTCTTCCATGACGCTATACATTTAACAGCTAACGGCGGAAGAGGATTTCCTCCAAACCAACAATAATGAATTATCTTAGGTATCATTTTACAAATTTTCTTTTAAAAATTCTACAATCCTTTTGTTTGCCTTTCCATCTCCATAAGGGTTATGGGCTTTCGACATTGTATTATATAAGTTTTCGTCGTTTAGCAATTCAAAAGCACTTTCTGTTATCCTATCGTAGTTTGCTCCAACAAGCTTAACAGTACCCGCTTTTACTGCTTCCGGTCTTTCTGTTGTATCTCTCATTACCAAGACAGGTTTTCCTAAAGAAGGTGCTTCTTCTTGTACCCCTCCTGAATCTGTAATAATCAAGTGAGATTTTTTCATCATCCAAACAAACACAGGATAATCTAAAGGAGCAATTAAATGAATATTTTTATAGTTTGATAACAACTCATTTACTGGCTTTTGCACATTAGGATTTAAGTGCACAGGAAAAACAATCTCTACATCTTCACGTTCTGCTATAGTTACCATAGCTTTACAAATGTTTAAAAAACCATCTCCAAAGTTTTCTCTTCTATGGCCAGTTACTAAAATTACTTTTTTTGTAAAATCTATTTTCTCTTCTAAACTTGAAATTACCGAATTAGAATATCCTCCATCGATCTTATCTACCGTCCATAAAAGAGAATCTATTACTGTATTTCCAGTAATAGTTACATTATTTTCTTGTATCTTTTCTTCTAAAAGGTTTTGTTTAGATATCGTTGTTGGTGCAAAATGAAAATCTGCTATTCTACCTGTAATTTGTCTATTTAATTCTTCTGGAAAAGGAGAGAATTTATTGTGCGTTCTTAACCCTGCTTCAACATGTCCTACTTTAACTCCTTTATTAAAAGCTGCCCAACCACAAATACTTGAAGTAGTTGTATCTCCATGTACTAGCACCAAATCTGGATTGAAATCTGATATTATCGCATCCATTTTTAAAAAAATGCGTCCACTTAATTCATTCAATGTTTGATTAGCTTTCATGATATCTAAATCATAATCTGGGGTTACTTCAAAAAAATCAACTACTTGATCTAACATTTCTCTATGTTGAGCAGTAACACACACTTTAACATCATACAACGGTTCACTTTTCAATTCATGAACCAATGAACTCATTTTTATTGCTTCTGGTCTAGTACCAAAACAGACTAGTATCTTTTTTTTCATAAGATCTTTTTTATTCTATTTATGCTTAGTCTCTACTATATCTTTTGGCTGAATTCTATCTGATATAGCTACTTCAAAAGAGTCTTTATATTTCCCAATTCCAATCATCATGATTAACCTTTCTGAAGTTGGTATTTCTCCAACCATCTTCATCTTTTTTTCATCAACATAAGGTAAACATGTATTTAAACAACAAGAGGCGATTCCCAATGAATGTAATGATAAAAGTAGATTCATTGAAAACAATCCTCCATCCACAAAAACTTGGTTACTTTCAAGTTTTGTGAACTTCTTTGTATCTGTTGTAATAAGCAAAACTTTATTAATGGAATCGGTAAATCCATTATTTCCATTTTGCAATTTTAAAAGCTCCTTTTTTACTTTATCATCACTGTAAAAATGAACTTTCCAACTTTGTCTATTACAAACTGAAGGTGCGTATCTCGCCATTTCTACAGCCTGATAAATTTCATCTATTAAAACTTCCTCATCAGAAAAATTACGTACACTCGTTCTTGATTTAACAAATGAATCAAAATCAAAACTTGCAATATTATTTATATAATCTTTATCCAACTTCTTTAGACCTCCAATGTTATTTGAAGCAGAATTGGTACTGACAAAATTCTGTATTAAAACAAATAGTTCATTCTCCTCTTTCTCGAGATTTATATTCCTTTCTAAATATGAAGTTAACGTTTCTTTTATACCATCTATTAATCGATCAGAACCATATTGTTTAACATATTCATTCGCTTTTTCAATTAGCAAAATTATTTTTGGCTTTCCGAAATTTTGCCTTGGATT
The sequence above is a segment of the Tenacibaculum sp. 190130A14a genome. Coding sequences within it:
- a CDS encoding glycosyltransferase, with the protein product MRVVYLMDQMYLHGGAEKIVSLKINSLIEDFGYDVFLITNGQRNKKNVYTLSPKVNQLDLNINYTQGISFFHPVNLLKTIQHFFKLKSTFKKIDPDIIISVSQTPDQFFLPFIRKKTPKIKEFHSSGVSLNLGFLKRKLFNLYKKYTTLVLLNKDEQQYYPFPNTFIIPNFIDKREEELFTDYSNRDKVIIAAGRIAPVKQFDHLIEAWKLIFEKFPEWEIHIYGEGDDELKNQLQTIQSNYEIKNLYFKGAVSDLDQRMKKASLYAMTSSTECFPMVLLEAMSNGVPIISYDCPNGPRNIISSQKEGILVQGDNIKAFSQKLESIILQEEARGDLSIGAFETSKEFLKDKVMIKWVDLYKKLKKV
- a CDS encoding glycosyltransferase family 32 protein, which produces MIPKIIHYCWFGGNPLPPLAVKCIASWKKYLPEYEIIEWNESNFDLEQYPFAKEALENRKFAFVSDVCRLHALKEIGGVYMDTDVEVLRGLDPFLEKKAFSGFENDDFVPTGIMASEKDGVWVTEMLAYYDGRSFVKEDGELDTTSNTKIITDLMIEKGFVMNNSFQEVEDYIAFYPNDFFCPKSYKTGNIELTENSYCIHHFAKSWISPTGRWRNIIKMKVMNIFGAHRVQKVIDLIKK
- the wecB gene encoding non-hydrolyzing UDP-N-acetylglucosamine 2-epimerase codes for the protein MKKKILVCFGTRPEAIKMSSLVHELKSEPLYDVKVCVTAQHREMLDQVVDFFEVTPDYDLDIMKANQTLNELSGRIFLKMDAIISDFNPDLVLVHGDTTTSSICGWAAFNKGVKVGHVEAGLRTHNKFSPFPEELNRQITGRIADFHFAPTTISKQNLLEEKIQENNVTITGNTVIDSLLWTVDKIDGGYSNSVISSLEEKIDFTKKVILVTGHRRENFGDGFLNICKAMVTIAEREDVEIVFPVHLNPNVQKPVNELLSNYKNIHLIAPLDYPVFVWMMKKSHLIITDSGGVQEEAPSLGKPVLVMRDTTERPEAVKAGTVKLVGANYDRITESAFELLNDENLYNTMSKAHNPYGDGKANKRIVEFLKENL
- a CDS encoding nitroreductase family protein; its protein translation is MIGRVKAKLYAYFFWQTNIGEYLNKIYDLKIFLSNSFRTDKLQTKENYIAFLTKQYHIIEKGLALPNPRQNFGKPKIILLIEKANEYVKQYGSDRLIDGIKETLTSYLERNINLEKEENELFVLIQNFVSTNSASNNIGGLKKLDKDYINNIASFDFDSFVKSRTSVRNFSDEEVLIDEIYQAVEMARYAPSVCNRQSWKVHFYSDDKVKKELLKLQNGNNGFTDSINKVLLITTDTKKFTKLESNQVFVDGGLFSMNLLLSLHSLGIASCCLNTCLPYVDEKKMKMVGEIPTSERLIMMIGIGKYKDSFEVAISDRIQPKDIVETKHK